Below is a genomic region from Brassica rapa cultivar Chiifu-401-42 chromosome A08, CAAS_Brap_v3.01, whole genome shotgun sequence.
tccaaatCTTTTCTTTCTATCTTTCTAAGAATTTTGGATTCCATATTTGGGAAGACTAGGCCAGCagataaatatgttttattatgttTCCACCTCCATAATGATCGGTTTTTCTTTGGTCAACATATTTAACAATCAGTATATTATTTAGGATCTCTATTATTTATTGTATATTGAATATTGAATACATAGAGTCATAGACAGCATAAACACATTTAACATCACAGGGAAACATAACCCAGTCTAAGTCAggtttttattatttgaatgTAGAGTGCTTAAAAGTAAAAACACTAGAAACCTAAAACTACACCATCAAATCAAGTGACATTATTCTTGTAGTACTAACCactaagatatatatatagatttcgATAACAAagcttaattaattattttgtcgACTTGAAACAATAATGGCTATAATGAGCCCATCACATTCTAGTACAAAGTACAATGCATCCTTGTGGTTATATTTGCAATATCCATTATTATCTATCTAATTTGATCAGTGTTCAAAAATCGCTAGATGGTGATTAGATGCTTTAAAATatcaatttgaaaaaaatgtctCGTTTATATCCGATTTATCTTCCTGAACGGATCACTTAAGCCCacatcaatttttaaaacactgGTTTTAATCCATTAAGCcataaaccaaactaaaatgaGCTGAAAAGGAAAAaccaaatcaaataaataaataaagatacaCTTTTCCAgccaaagataaaaaaattttatacataaagaAAATTACAAATGTACACTTTTTCATCCAAGataaataaatcttataaataaataacagtACGATACTTTatagtaaaattaaaaatcaacacaaatgacctcaattaaaaaaattctaaacaactaaattttaaataattataagtgATTTTTAAGGTTAGAGTTATTGTGACAATATAAACAATGCATAGATTAAACATACTTGAATTCTTGGTATCAACAAACTAAGCTTTGGTGcatgaaatgtatttttttattttaaaataaaacaatatatatttaacaatcATAATATAAGTACTGAATCTTTTTGGATGACTAGAAGTTTGTTGATTGAAATGGATATATATCTCTCTACATCCTGAACCAAATGTTATATGGTCTTGTCAAAATTGTTTCAAATGCCATTGGATTATgtgatttttatgttttttttcaatcCAAGTAGTGATATTAAATAAGTATACTCTTATGAGTTATTCTATATGGAATTGTATATGCCTTTTGTAAATGGTTTGTACCATTTGTTGGATTATTTTCTAAAAGAGTATAATACAGTGAAATTGTGATTATTTTTGTCTTGTGTTTGAATTTTACGATTAAAGAAGATTGAATGTCCACCACTTGACTCTCTTTGTATGCTTTCGGTTTTGCGTTTGAGTATTGGTTTGTACCTTTGTCGACATTGGAAGGCCTTTTATTATGTTCACCAACCGCGTGTTTTCTTTTAGTACTCCTTTCTCAGTTTCACTGAGCCAAATTATCAACTGATTCAAAGAAAACGCAAAACGCTTTATTTGGTGTTCCTGTGCTATTTGATTTACAAACTCTTATTTGTTTCTAACCAATTCgactaagatttttttttcaagattGGTTTGATCTTGGGGATTCTCTTTGatcttgtaacaaaaaaaagaaagaagaggaggCATCTTCAAGGATCAGATATGATTAACCAAGTGTACTTTTAAAAGAGAGTGTGAGAAACAGGACATCAGTTATTTTGAAGAGTGTATTTAACCTGAAAGACGAACAGGGAAACTATATGACAAAAGAGttggaagaaaaaataaagttcTAAACATCATAGAGAAACTATATGATAAAAGAGtaagaagaaataaaaattgaagTTATAAATATATAGCATGAATGACCAATATATAAAAGCTGCAACTGGATTGACCATTTTTGGAATGGAATGTTTTGGAATGATCAATTCCATTAattccataaaaaaaatttaccatttAATATGAATGGAATGGAATGCTCATTCCATCAATTCCAAAAAAATCTAATCAAAATACAAAGGGTGTAACTGGTAATCAAGTTTAGGAATGCTATGAATGtaaggaattaaaaaaaatggaataccAACTAATGGAATGATGGAAGTTATGGAATGAAATAAATGGAATGGATAATTGCAGAGAAATCTTTTTGTAACACAAATGGTAACTTTTTAAAGGAATAGAATGGAATGGAATGAAAATAACATTtaatctaaattaaataatgttaaaaagaaacacaaatatttatttaaactttGCTTAAAACTAAACATCTTTATTGCCAAAACAATAATATCTAACGAGTACAATGTTTTGCAATCCAAATATCCTTAGCAATCTGATCACGAACAGCTTTCATATATACTCCAGCCACCGTGTCATCCTCATTTCGAACACTCTGATTATCATTTGTATCATCACTGATATTTTGATTACCATGCAGAACATCATTTCCTGCTTCTGCCTCTTCAAACTCAACATCTCTAATGTTGCTTCGACGGATGAAATTGTGAAGGCCCATTGTAGCAAATATAACACGTCTTTGTACAGAAATACCATACCTCGGAAATTCATTTAAAACcctccatttttttttccaaactcCAAATGTTCGCTCAATTACAGAACGGAGGGATGCATGCCATCTGTTGAACATCTCTTTGCTATTTCGTGGCGCTTCACCATTCAAAAATTCTTGTAGATGATATCGAGTTCCACAATTACGCTGTTTTCGATACGGAGCTAAGTAACCTCGACTATTTGCATATCCAGAGTCTACAAGGTAATATTTACCTTCTGGAGGTGTGGGAAAAATAGGATCATCCCGAATTGCTGTAGCTAAAACTCGTGCATCATGGGCTGACCCTGCCATCCCGACAAAACAATACGTGAAAAGCATATCTGCATCGCACATGGCCAAAACATTAAGGCTTGTTGTTCCTTTCCGACTTATGAAACGTATGGAATCTTTTCCAGGAGTAACCATAACTGGTACGTGTGTCCCATCTAATGCTCCCACGAAGCCACTGAAAAAGGGCCAGTATCGACCATCTCCTTCTAGACGATTAGATGTAGCTTCCATTTCTTGAATTGTACGTGGTCGCATATAGTCTACAGCCATTCTTTCCATTGCCCCAAGTACTTCATGAAACTTTCGTCCTATTGTCTCTTGTGCGTGTCCAAATCTTAATCCAAGATCATATTGCGTGTCATTTTGCCCACAAAGAATAAGGAAGATTGCAACGCTCTCATCAACACATACACTATGAGTGTCTTGTAAGCCATACCTGCCTTTAAGTAGCTCACACAGACGTGTAAATCCCTCTCGACTCATTCTCACTAACCTTCGACATGAAACTTCATTTTCATAAATCTGATTTCTGATTATACACCATCCTTTACCCTTTTCTTGACTCATTGGTTCCTTGTAGAAAAATCTACAATAGTAGTCCATTGCAGGAGAGATGTAAGCGTGTAATATCTCATCTTCTTCCAATAATATCAACTCAGTAAGCTCTTCATCAGACATGTTTTCAATTCCAACAGAAAGTAATTCTGCAATGCGAAGCTCCTGATAAAATAACCAAAAGttgcaaataaataaataattatgtaaGAATCAATAAGATTTATTGAAAGATATACGAAAAGTgatgattaataaaatattttattaaaagaaaggattacataaaaaaattattactaaattaataaaatcattaaattaaatttgcTTATAACCCAGAACTTAAACCTAACGAGTTAGCTCCAAGAACCCCAAGTAAAGATGAAAAACTAGTCCCAGCAGGTCCTGATTCGAACATTCCTTGTCCTTGACTAAAACTTGGTGAAGCTCTTGTGGTAATTCCAGCCATTTGTGAATGTGCTAGTGGGACAGGAGACGTTGGGGTGTTGGAAGTCTCTCTTAAGTTGATGATTTGGCATGAATCACCATATCTATCAACACCACTTAGCCTCTCTAAATAccgaattttattttcttcatttcGTAATTTCACAAAGCCATCACGGATTTCTTCGTCCTTCATCAACAATCCACTTGCTGCCCACCAAAAGCTTCCCATCGGTTCCACATCCAATGTTTCTAGTAGAGCCAAAGCATCTCCAAAAGTTGCTTTCTGGTAGTGTCGTGACCGTAAAACATCTAACAAGTTCGTGCGAGACTCTTCCATACGCTGAAAGCCACTTTGGATTTGTGTCTCGAAATTGACTCTTCTTCTATTCGTACGCTTAGTAGATGTACTTTGGACACGCAGAATTGACTTGTTTGCACGAGATGGAGAACGATGTGCTTCTTCTCTAGTGGGAAATTCATCATCTGAAGCTATGAGGCTAATCGGTTCTGAAGGAAGTCGTCCACTATCTTCTGCAGTATCTGCCACTGTTGTTTCATCATCACTAGCTTCCTCCGCTTGCATTTGCTGGATATGTTCGCCGAGCATGAATGGTGAATAACGTTCATCTTGATCCAAATCATGCTCTCCATAAATTTGATCGAGTAGCTCTTTAAAAGGAAGAGGTTTGCTTTGCAACACTCGTATAAATTTTCCATTAGTTGTTCCAGCCtcctataatatattttaaaaaaatatatatattaggaagcttcacactacgtgtagtatatattttataaatattttgggaACTTACCGCAATTCGATCGTCCCACCATGAACTAGGCATTTCAATTTGTTCCGTCGTAGGATTAACTCGGACACCGGTACGGTTGATTAACATATTGTAATGCTGTCGTAGACGACGCATGTAGTCTAGTCTATTTCTCATCTCAGGCTCAAAAATAATCTTATCACCAGTCATTTCATAGTATTTTTCTTCTATTCTTTTTTTAGCTGGATTGTCTGGCAATCTTATCGTGTAGTCCTTTGCTTTTAGCTCAACATTCACGAGGTTTAGCAAAATCTCAGTTTTTCTTGGGATCCAGTagttatactaaaataattataaaagtatatgttatatgtaattttcaataaactaaaataagttaaatttgtgttgtCAAACTTACTTTTCCTGCACGGTTTGCTGGTGTGTCATCAGTGGATTTGTCTTTGCGGTTAAGTCGACCTCCATTTCCATCACGGTTTGTTGACGTCTCAGCATGTGACTTATCCTTACGATTTAGTCGACTTTTGTTGCATGTTTTGCTGCTTCCTGATCTATTCATCATATTGCTGTCGAAAAAGGATAgtcattattaaaaatatggAGTATGATTAGAATCATAATCGCATGAAGAAAGAACAGAAAAGTAACTTTGGAGGAAGTGTCATCTGCAATAACTAAAGCTTTGAATAACTAACATAATAGCAATACTAatcctttttttataaaaccttaACAAGAATATTGATCACTAAAGCACAGATTCTACACAACTTCGATATGTAGCAAACAAAACGTACTAGGCTATATACAACGTAAGGATCAAGAAACGGTAAAATTTAAGCTTtttctcagaaaaaaaaacagtatagcAATTATGAAGGAAATAAGATTTACCAGGAGAAAGCAAATTTTGATCGGTGGGTTTGATTACCTTACGTATTAATGTTTAAATAAGAAGAAGATGTTGCTATTAGTTAGTAACAAACCTTAAAAATCTACCAGAacagaattttaaattttaaaaccttAACAAATCTACTATCTGACTGCGATGAataacaagaaaaatatttaaacttaattaaaattttatttttgatttaactTGATTCCATTCCAGTCATTCACGTTCTTTTTTTATCATGAAAAGATTATAACTAGATTCCATTTGGTTCTACCTATTTCACAGGAATTAATGGAATGATAACTGTTTTTTAATTCCACTTAAATGGtgctttttttttggaatctcTTGGAATAAGCTATTCCAGACAGTTTTATTCCAAAAAAGAGTAATCCAGTTACACCCAAAGCAAAACATTCCAAAacaattttgataaggaacaaatGGAATGAATTCATTCCATTTTTTTACTGcatttcattcatcttattcaatTCTTTTCTATTCCATGtattcctttctttttttttttttttttgacatcgaaAGCTCCATATCTTATTAAGTAACTACCAAGAGGTTGGTCTCATGAACCATCCAGCTTGGGAGTTGAGAGTTTACATGGGAAAAAATAAGACCTCGTGACCGAGCATCTTTTGCAAGGCGGTCGGCTCGGAAGTTCAGGGATCGAGGAAGAAAAGATATAGAGCAAAAGTTAAACATAGAACGAATAAGATGAAACTCATCAAATTCAGCCAACAAAGATGGCCAATTGtcttcgtcgtcttcttcaagTAGTCTGACCAGTTGGAGACAGTCCGTCTTGAAGGTCATTGCACTATGGTCTAACTGAATAGAGGATTTCATGGCCCAAAGCAGGGTTTGGAACTCTGCGTGTAGGGGGTTAAGACTCGGTTACTAGCAAATGAACCATAAGTCATCATCCCATCCTCGTTAGTTAGAACCATTCCTCCTCCATAAAAATTATCATCTCTGTGCCAGGAGGCGTCTAGTGTGCAGGTGGGGCCTCGATCGTCGTCTTGAGGCAAAGGAGCAAGGGGGGTCTCTTCGGTATCGTCTTCTTGGGTCTGCTCGCCGGCCTGAGCAACGTTCCAGCTCTCTGCTTCTGCTCGGGCAATTTGGACGGTCTCTAACGGGGAGACATCCTTACCATTGAAAGCCTTGTCGTTGCGGgctttccaaatgtaccatattAACCATGGTACTGCTGCACTTATAGCATCTGGAATTGCATAGTCCTTTGCGCGCCATAGGACATGGTTCAGGTTACTATATATCGAGTCACACGGGAATAGCCCCGGAAAGTGCGGTACGTCCGCTAAAGCCCAAGCTTGGACAGATGGTGGGCACTCAAAAAGCAGGTGATTGCTGGTTTCTTCTTCCGCTCCGCATCTCGGGCAGTGACGATCTGTTCCGCAGTGGCGATCAGCTAGCGAACTGCAGACTGGTAAACAGTTTGAGATCGTTTGCCAAATGAAGTGTTTGATTTTTTGAGTAGTCTTGAGCTTCCATAATTTGGCTTGAAGCGCTAGTATACTAGGCTCGAGGACCGTGTCTGTTCCAGAGAACTCCATTTTCTCCATGGCGAGGGAATATCCCGTTTTTACTGAGTATACACCTGATTTGGTGTGGATCCAACAGTAGCCGATGGCACGGGGAGAACGCGTAGGCTTGAGGCTTTGGATGAGTGGGATGTCGCCGTGGGCTATCAATTCGCGCAAGAGGTCGGGCTTCCAATCATTTGTAAGCGGGTCGATCAGGTCACTGACCCGTAGCGAGGGATTGAAAGTAGGGCCGCGAGGTATGGCTGGGCGCGCTGGTGTAGTTGGGATCCATGCGTCTACCCAAACCAGGGTGTTGTGTCCCGCACCAATTGATTTGCGTAAGCCAGATTTCAGGAGGGGTTGAGCAGCCATGAGACTTCTCCATACATAGGACGGGTTGCTCGCCTTGTTGACATCAATTGGGTTGGAGTTTCGATAATATCTTCCTTTGAGGACTCGTGCCAGAAGGGAGTTGGGATACTGGATGAGTCTCCAGAGTTGCTTCGCAAGCAGTGcgagattaaaatttttaaagtcGCGGAATCCAAGGCCTCCACTATCTTTTGGAGTACATATTTTCTTCCATGCTATCCAATGGAGGCCGCGATTCTCATTTTTGGTGCTCCACCAGAAGCGGGAAATAGCGCTTGTGAGTTTCCGAATGATGTCCTGGGGAAGTAGGAAGCATGACATAACGTAGGTCGGGAGAGCTTGTGCCACTGATTTAATCAGGACCTCTTTTCCACCTTTTGAAAGCAGTTTTGCCGACCATGAGTTTATACGATTCTGTAATCGTTCTTGGATGAATGCGAATGCTTGTTTCTTGCTTCCACAAATTTTCTCGGGTAAGCCGAGATATACTCCCATGCCCCCCTCCTTTGTAATGCCCAGTGCCTGCTTGATTGCCGTTTTTAAGTCTGGTGGGACCTTGTTACCAAACAGAATAGATGATTTATCTATATTTAGTTGTTGTCCAGAGGAGCATCCATATGTATTTATGATCTTCATAAGCTCCATGCATTGTGCAACTTCTGCTTTACAGAAAAAGAGGCTGTCATCCGCGAACAGGAGGTGGGAGATGGGTGGGCTACCTCTTGCGATCTTCAGTCCTGTGAGCCTGCCTTCCCTTTCAGCTCCTTGGATTTGAGAGATAAGCGCTTCTGTGAGGAGTATGAAAAGAAAAGGGGAGAGTGGATCGCCCTGACGAATTCCTCTTGATGGGGAAATGCTGCCCTTTGATTCTCCGTTTATGAGTACTTGGTATGATACCGAGGAGATACAGATTTTTATCCAAGATACCCATTGAGACGAGAAACCGAGTTTGAGTAGTAGAGCTTCGAGAAAGGACCACTCCACTCTATCAAAGGCTTTACTCATGTCTGTTTTGATGGCAACGAATTTAGCTTTACAACTCGGATTCGTACGCAGAGCATGAAAGACCTTATGTGCCACCAAAATATTGTCCGTTATCAGGCGTCTAGCCACAAAGGCCGATTGAGTCTCCGATATTAAACTGGGCAGACAATGCTTAAGACGTTTACTCAGGATTTTGGAGATGATCTTGTAGCTTACATTGCATAGGCTTATAGGACGGAAGTTAGTCATCTCACTGGGGCGCTCAGTCTTCGGGATGAGGCATATGTTCGTCTGGTTCAAGCGGGGGTCTAGCATTCCATGCTGGAAAAAGTCCTTGACCGTGTGAAACATTGCTTCCGCTGTGATACCCCAGTACTTTTGAAAGAAAAGTCCAGTCAATCCATCTGGGCCAGGAGCTTTCTCTGGGTTTATGTCAAACACGGCTTTACGGATCTCATCATCTGATGGAGGTCGTGTTAAGGCTGCATTCATGGTGGGGGTGACCTTTTCGGTGatatattttaaagattctGCGAAATCAGATGGGGCCGACGTTGTGAAGAGAGTTCGAAAGTACCCTGTTGCCACTTCCTCGATATCATTCTCTGTTTCTGCCCATAGACCATTTGTTTTCCTGAGTTTTGTGATTCGGTTTCTGGCTCTTCGCTGCTTGGTGGTAGCATGAAAGAATTTTGTGTTTTGATCACCTTCCCGAAGCCAGTTTGCGCGACTTTTTTGTTTCCAGTAGAGTTCTTCATCTCTAAAGGCCGAACATAGACTCCATTTGAGACTTAAGATTGCTTCTTGTGAAAAGTCGTCGTCGATCTGGGCCTGTTCTAGCTGGACTTTGATTTCCTCTATCTTTTTTGCGGCATTGGAAGGGTTGTTTCGTTTCCATCGGGAGATGAACTTGCGGCAATGAGCGATCCGATCGCAGAGGTCTTCTTTGTTAAAGAGatttggatcattccatccttGGAGTATGGTATCACGGAAGCCATTTTTGCCTATCCATCTCTTATCGAATTTAAAAGCTCTTTTTCCTTGGTTCTTTACAGACAGGCAACGCAGGAGAACGGGGCGATGGTCACTGCCCCATAGGCGCAAGTACTCCACATTTGAGTGGGAGAAGCAGTGATGCCAATCTTCGTTCCCTACCGCTCGGTCTAACCTGCATTGAACTTTTCCAGATGCTCTATTGCCTACCCAGGAGAGTGGGTTTCCTTTGTAGGGAAAATCGATCATCCCACAATTTTCCAGCATACCTTTAAACGGTAAAAAGGAGGAGTCTGGACGTTTCCTGCCTCCTTTTTTCTCCAGGTTACTGATTATTTCATTAAAGTCGCCTAGCATCAGCCATGGTCCATTCCTTGTTAAGCTCATACGGGTAAGACGTTCCCATACATTTTCTCGGTACTCAACGACCGGATCACCATATACAAAGGTAATGAAGACCTTGTGTCCTTCTATGGTGGCCTCAATATCGATCATACGATTATTGGAAAAAAGAATAGTAACATCAAAAGAATCTAAATAAAAAAGTGCTAGTCCACCGCTTCTTCCCTCAGGTTCCACGGTGAACAATTTATTATAACCAAACTCAAACTGAAAATCTTGAAGAAAAGAGtaattgttttttgtttcagaaagaaaaagaaaagaaggaaGAAAACAGCGGTGCAGCTCCCGGAGATGTTGCTTTGTCAGATAGGCTCCGGCACCCTGACAGTTCCAAGCTATTGCACTCATATCTTCTTACTGGGTGGTTTCTGGGACACCACCGAACCTGAAAGGGACACAGATTTTTTGCTTAGAGCAGAAGGAAACACCTCAGTACGAGGGACCATGGACGAAGAAGATGTTATGCGTTTACCCGGTGCAGTCTTCTTCTTTGGGGAAGCACGGATGTTGAGCACCTGAAGTTTCTTTGATGCTTTCGCTCCTTTTATTTCGGGAGAATGGgggatcttcttcttcagtaaTCCTTTAGGGATGTACGCGCCAGATGCGTTCTGTTTTGCGGTCAGGAGCGTTGCATCAGCCTTGGGGAGTGTGGAGTGCTGTCTCGAAGATACTCTTTTCTTGTACACAGCATTAGCTGGAGAGAGTTGGGATATTGCCTCAATTGTTTCTGCATAATGGTCAGGAGAATCTCCAAGAAGATCATCATTATCAATATCTAACATATTTTCATCAATACTCGCAGCCTGCCTATTCTCAGCCAGCCTATTTTCAGCCATCTCTAGGCGTTCCGTTTCAAGAACTAGATTTTCTACCTCAGCTATCTCAAGATCAGTTAACGGAGTATCTAAATCCTGATCAATGCCTATTTCGTTCTCAAGTGCAAAGAGGTTTTCTCTTTGTTCCAATTGTGGGGTTTCGTACCTTTTGGCTTGTCGGATAGTTAGAGGTGACTCCATAGCTTTCTCCGTGGCCTTTTCTCTGATGCTCAGGGTGGAGTTCCTGCGGACGACGGCCGGTGGGCTTGTGGCTGTTGCGATGGCTTTACCTTTGAGACGGCGGATCCTTTCGTCTTCTGCATTATCCTCTGCATTATCGTTTGCAGCTTCTGAACCTCGGGTTGCGACTATTTCTCCTGATTCCAGGGACGCACAGTTATCAGTAATTGTCTTTTGAGAGTCGACAATGGC
It encodes:
- the LOC103840522 gene encoding uncharacterized protein LOC103840522, which produces MSDEELTELILLEEDEILHAYISPAMDYYCRFFYKEPMSQEKGKGWCIIRNQIYENEVSCRRLVRMSREGFTRLCELLKGRYGLQDTHSVCVDESVAIFLILCGQNDTQYDLGLRFGHAQETIGRKFHEVLGAMERMAVDYMRPRTIQEMEATSNRLEGDGRYWPFFSGFVGALDGTHVPVMVTPGKDSIRFISRKGTTSLNVLAMCDADMLFTYCFVGMAGSAHDARVLATAIRDDPIFPTPPEGKYYLVDSGYANSRGYLAPYRKQRNCGTRYHLQEFLNGEAPRNSKEMFNRWHASLRSVIERTFGVWKKKWRVLNEFPRYGISVQRRVIFATMGLHNFIRRSNIRDVEFEEAEAGNDVLHGNQNISDDTNDNQSVRNEDDTVAGVYMKAVRDQIAKDIWIAKHCTR
- the LOC117127519 gene encoding uncharacterized protein LOC117127519; translated protein: MNRSGSSKTCNKSRLNRKDKSHAETSTNRDGNGGRLNRKDKSTDDTPANRAGKYNYWIPRKTEILLNLVNVELKAKDYTIRLPDNPAKKRIEEKYYEMTGDKIIFEPEMRNRLDYMRRLRQHYNMLINRTGVRVNPTTEQIEMPSSWWDDRIAEAGTTNGKFIRVLQSKPLPFKELLDQIYGEHDLDQDERYSPFMLGEHIQQMQAEEASDDETTVADTAEDSGRLPSEPISLIASDDEFPTREEAHRSPSRANKSILRVQSTSTKRTNRRRVNFETQIQSGFQRMEESRTNLLDVLRSRHYQKATFGDALALLETLDVEPMGSFWWAASGLLMKDEEIRDGFVKLRNEENKIRYLERLSGVDRYGDSCQIINLRETSNTPTSPVPLAHSQMAGITTRASPSFSQGQGMFESGPAGTSFSSLLGVLGANSLGLSSGL